One genomic region from Corallococcus soli encodes:
- a CDS encoding AHH domain-containing protein, translated as PLFRRLFRRAGMDLKDPENIVEVPGHRGPHPREYHELVYRRLNEATLGCRSVDACRKVLTTALRTLADEAATRGSEINRLLTQRP; from the coding sequence TCCTCTCTTCCGGAGGCTCTTCAGGAGGGCTGGGATGGATTTGAAGGACCCCGAGAACATCGTCGAGGTTCCAGGGCATCGCGGCCCGCATCCACGCGAATACCACGAGCTGGTCTATCGCCGTTTGAACGAAGCCACCCTGGGTTGCCGTAGCGTGGACGCGTGCCGCAAGGTACTGACAACCGCACTGCGGACCCTGGCGGATGAAGCAGCCACCCGGGGTTCCGAGATCAACCGGCTCCTCACCCAAAGGCCCTGA